One part of the Funiculus sociatus GB2-C1 genome encodes these proteins:
- a CDS encoding pentapeptide repeat-containing protein translates to MATQVKKASNRKSPAWRIQLHQLPLGLRRGAASIVEISLVVASALVPYSIGLVAKSCTGTWPCTATETVPLNPVLANTKDAIAQTLAVPRRETNQQVPPLTNLLWCAALAAPVLVVGRQLYLLGKRGQTSPKRSLGVQVVTESGRSPGLIRAVWREGLGRWGLPFTTAYLIWRYSGAFPDLGILLGLGALMWLGENAIALFDPERRTLHDRIAGTFVIDSATFTPYPEADRGIPLRPKKPVTLEVQSSWSETDDQRHEKVTTIVLSSGSRGRKLNLWYWMRQHPGTMLLIVAVSTMIAILGTFVGTQIYIQNQANWRDAKQQNNKVFLALVNQLSQSYPYQIEERRSAILALARLEDSRAVPFLVDLLGQEVAPRLIDTTQQALVSVGPKALPYLQRLNLALQKDEALLRGSALEERQLIARRLGATKRAIAKILSIYTTQIQNTDLSRTNLDKVTTEPAPFTLVLDKTDLSRIQFKGANLTGASLRGSRFFGTGEDGRLGTFDDWIADLSGADLKEANLTDAFLSQVPLNRTNLIRATLNRANLSNAQLVGANLSSAKLIEADLRQAVLENASLTGADLGDANLTQSNLSGARLGKVRAVGTKFDFALLTQSNWQGADMTEAQLRNANLQNADLSSTKLTRANLSEAQLQNAKFRNANLSAADLRGANLEGADFQGATFADVKPRQSDQFIQELPPAASSARVKGVNFSKVKNLETKQIRFICDQGGLHPRCE, encoded by the coding sequence ATGGCTACCCAAGTAAAAAAAGCCTCGAATCGGAAAAGCCCAGCGTGGCGAATACAGCTGCACCAATTGCCACTAGGTCTACGACGTGGCGCTGCTAGCATCGTGGAAATTTCTCTGGTTGTTGCTAGTGCCTTAGTTCCTTACAGCATCGGGCTTGTAGCCAAGTCGTGTACCGGAACGTGGCCTTGCACCGCTACGGAAACTGTTCCCCTAAACCCAGTGCTGGCGAATACCAAGGATGCGATCGCCCAAACTTTAGCGGTTCCCCGCCGAGAAACAAACCAGCAAGTTCCCCCACTCACAAATTTGTTGTGGTGCGCGGCATTGGCGGCTCCTGTCCTCGTGGTAGGGCGGCAACTGTACTTATTGGGAAAAAGGGGTCAAACTTCCCCCAAGCGGTCTTTAGGCGTACAAGTAGTAACGGAGTCTGGCCGCTCGCCGGGATTAATCCGCGCTGTGTGGCGGGAAGGCTTAGGTAGGTGGGGATTACCCTTTACGACGGCTTATCTAATCTGGCGCTACAGCGGCGCTTTTCCCGATTTAGGCATTTTGCTGGGGTTGGGGGCGTTGATGTGGTTGGGGGAGAATGCGATCGCGCTTTTTGATCCAGAACGCCGCACCCTGCACGATAGAATCGCCGGAACCTTTGTTATCGATAGCGCGACTTTTACACCCTACCCAGAAGCTGACCGGGGAATACCTCTGCGACCCAAAAAGCCAGTCACGCTGGAGGTGCAAAGTAGTTGGAGTGAGACGGACGACCAACGTCACGAAAAAGTCACCACCATCGTTTTATCTTCAGGTTCCAGAGGGCGCAAGCTAAATCTGTGGTACTGGATGCGCCAACACCCCGGCACAATGCTGCTGATTGTCGCCGTCTCCACTATGATTGCTATCCTGGGAACCTTTGTTGGCACTCAGATATATATTCAAAATCAGGCAAACTGGCGCGACGCTAAACAACAGAATAACAAGGTGTTTTTAGCGCTGGTGAATCAGTTGAGCCAAAGTTACCCCTACCAAATAGAGGAACGACGCAGTGCAATTTTAGCGCTGGCAAGGCTTGAGGATTCTCGTGCTGTTCCTTTCTTAGTAGATTTACTCGGTCAGGAAGTTGCTCCGAGGTTGATTGACACGACTCAGCAAGCTTTGGTGAGCGTGGGGCCGAAAGCTTTACCATACTTGCAACGCTTGAATCTGGCCTTGCAAAAAGACGAAGCGCTGCTGCGCGGTAGTGCATTAGAAGAACGACAGTTAATTGCAAGACGACTGGGAGCAACCAAAAGAGCGATCGCGAAAATTCTCAGCATCTATACTACTCAAATCCAGAATACTGACCTCAGCCGCACCAACCTCGATAAAGTAACCACAGAACCTGCCCCATTCACCCTAGTTCTGGACAAAACTGATTTATCGAGGATACAGTTCAAAGGGGCAAACCTCACAGGTGCCAGTTTACGCGGTAGCCGCTTTTTCGGTACTGGTGAAGACGGGCGACTTGGCACATTTGATGATTGGATTGCCGACTTAAGCGGTGCTGACTTGAAAGAAGCTAACTTAACGGATGCTTTTTTGAGCCAAGTTCCCCTGAATCGCACCAACCTGATCCGCGCCACCCTAAACCGCGCAAATTTATCTAATGCTCAACTGGTGGGAGCAAACCTCAGCAGCGCCAAGCTGATAGAAGCAGATTTGCGTCAAGCCGTCTTAGAAAATGCCAGCCTGACAGGAGCAGATTTAGGTGATGCTAACCTTACCCAGTCAAATCTCTCTGGTGCGCGTTTGGGAAAGGTGAGAGCCGTCGGTACTAAGTTCGATTTTGCCCTACTTACTCAATCAAACTGGCAAGGAGCAGATATGACAGAGGCTCAATTGCGTAATGCAAATCTCCAAAATGCCGACCTCAGCTCAACTAAATTGACGAGAGCAAATTTAAGCGAGGCTCAACTGCAAAATGCCAAGTTTCGCAACGCCAACCTCAGCGCCGCAGATTTGCGCGGCGCGAATTTAGAAGGGGCAGATTTTCAAGGGGCAACTTTTGCCGATGTAAAACCGCGCCAGTCAGATCAATTTATTCAAGAATTACCGCCAGCAGCGTCATCGGCTCGTGTCAAGGGCGTTAATTTTTCCAAAGTTAAGAATTTAGAAACTAAACAAATTCGCTTTATCTGCGATCAAGGTGGGCTGCATCCGAGGTGTGAGTAA
- a CDS encoding histone deacetylase family protein, which translates to MDLPIVYHPDYVAPLPEGHRFPMPKFSKLYQMLLADGVAIQEQIYIPEHPPQEWIELVHTPEYVQAYCQGTLDAKAQRRIGLPWSPALANRTCIAVGGAILTAKLALTHGLACNTAGGTHHAFPSYGSGFCIFNDLAISARVLQHLGLIHKILILDLDVHQGDGTAYIFQNDNSVFTFSMHCEVNFPGTKQQSDLDVPLPVGMEDDAYLQTLAKYLPDLLSDVKPNLVLYDAGVDPHAGDRLGKLALTDTGIFRREMQVLSTCVAAGFPVACVIGGGYADDLDSLVYRHSLLHRAASNVYRQYRL; encoded by the coding sequence ATGGACTTGCCGATAGTCTACCACCCCGATTACGTCGCACCACTCCCAGAAGGGCATCGCTTCCCCATGCCCAAATTCAGCAAACTCTACCAAATGCTTTTAGCTGATGGCGTAGCCATCCAAGAGCAAATATACATACCCGAACACCCACCCCAAGAGTGGATAGAATTAGTCCACACCCCGGAATATGTCCAAGCATACTGCCAAGGCACCTTAGATGCCAAAGCACAAAGGCGAATTGGCTTGCCGTGGAGTCCGGCACTCGCAAATCGTACCTGCATTGCCGTAGGCGGGGCAATTCTCACAGCCAAACTAGCACTAACTCACGGTTTAGCTTGCAACACTGCTGGCGGAACTCATCACGCCTTTCCCAGTTACGGATCGGGGTTCTGTATTTTTAACGATTTAGCCATATCCGCCCGCGTCTTGCAACATCTCGGACTTATCCATAAAATCCTCATCCTAGATTTAGACGTGCATCAAGGCGACGGTACAGCATATATCTTCCAAAATGACAACAGTGTTTTCACCTTCTCAATGCACTGCGAAGTCAACTTTCCCGGCACCAAACAACAAAGCGATCTTGACGTTCCCCTGCCAGTCGGGATGGAAGACGACGCTTACCTGCAAACTTTGGCAAAATACTTACCAGATTTGCTGTCAGATGTCAAGCCAAATTTAGTATTGTATGATGCAGGTGTTGACCCTCATGCAGGCGATCGCTTAGGCAAACTTGCCCTCACCGATACAGGGATTTTCCGCCGCGAGATGCAAGTTTTGAGTACCTGTGTTGCTGCTGGTTTCCCAGTCGCTTGCGTAATTGGCGGCGGTTATGCCGACGATCTTGATTCCTTAGTTTACCGCCACTCCCTGCTACACCGAGCCGCCAGCAATGTCTATCGCCAGTATCGGCTGTGA
- a CDS encoding tRNA (cytidine(34)-2'-O)-methyltransferase, producing the protein MPFVVLVHPQIPPNTGNIARTCAATGTELHLVGPLGFEISDRYLKRAGLDYWPYVNLHYHQHLEDFRAFQENHGGRLIGFSVSGSCSYIKFQFQTDDWLLFGSETTGLPPEVLALCSATVYIPMAQPHVRSLNLSVSAAVGLFEARRQLGILEG; encoded by the coding sequence ATGCCCTTTGTTGTCCTCGTTCATCCGCAAATTCCGCCCAATACTGGCAATATAGCCCGTACCTGCGCCGCTACAGGAACCGAATTGCATTTAGTAGGGCCGTTGGGTTTTGAAATCAGCGATCGCTACCTAAAACGTGCCGGATTAGATTACTGGCCTTATGTAAATCTGCACTACCACCAGCATTTAGAAGACTTTCGTGCTTTCCAAGAGAACCACGGTGGGCGCTTGATTGGCTTTAGCGTTTCTGGAAGTTGTAGTTATATTAAGTTCCAGTTTCAGACTGATGACTGGTTATTATTTGGCAGTGAAACTACTGGGCTGCCCCCAGAAGTTCTTGCCCTTTGTAGTGCCACCGTCTATATTCCTATGGCACAGCCCCACGTTCGCAGCTTAAATCTGTCTGTAAGTGCGGCAGTTGGTCTATTTGAAGCCCGTCGCCAACTAGGGATTCTAGAAGGATGA
- the gshA gene encoding glutamate--cysteine ligase, whose amino-acid sequence MVLSKGFEIEMYTGTPNGDIVGLSDRIVADLDGFVREPDSRNVEYTTEPLYCYDELLCALVRPRRQLRDYLKRQGDYTLIPGSTLSLGGSDVFRRSDPDNPYHDYIENTYGTKVVTASVHINIGISDPELLMRAIRLIRTEAPLYLALSASSPFLDGLATGYHSTRWGLFPKTPAHVPLFESHAHFIQWTEDQLKAGTMQNVRHLWSSVRPNGNERPHDLNRLELRICDLIADPIALLAVTALLEARLLQMIDNPSLDPLQMSQLSSEDLIALTDANEDAAARHSLDAELRHWQDGRPILARDWIKEIYQEVWDMAKQMGFSCFLSPLQKILREGNAAEQWLNLQEQGLDTHSVIVAAIQGLADQEQELEDKLCQGLVV is encoded by the coding sequence GTGGTTCTATCAAAAGGCTTCGAGATTGAAATGTATACTGGCACCCCCAATGGTGACATTGTGGGCTTATCCGACCGGATTGTGGCAGACCTAGATGGATTCGTGCGGGAGCCAGATAGCCGCAACGTGGAATATACCACAGAACCGCTTTATTGTTACGACGAATTATTATGTGCCTTGGTGCGTCCTCGGCGGCAACTACGAGATTATTTAAAACGCCAGGGAGATTACACACTGATTCCGGGGAGTACGCTGTCATTGGGAGGAAGCGATGTTTTCCGGCGTTCTGACCCCGACAACCCTTACCACGACTATATTGAAAACACCTACGGCACCAAGGTAGTTACAGCCAGCGTCCATATCAACATCGGCATCAGCGATCCAGAATTACTGATGCGGGCAATTCGCCTCATCCGCACAGAAGCACCCCTGTACCTTGCCCTCAGCGCCTCGTCTCCGTTTCTCGATGGGTTAGCCACTGGTTATCACTCGACTCGCTGGGGACTCTTCCCAAAAACTCCCGCCCACGTCCCCTTATTTGAAAGCCACGCCCACTTTATCCAGTGGACAGAAGATCAACTGAAAGCTGGGACGATGCAAAATGTTCGCCACCTCTGGTCATCTGTGCGACCAAATGGTAACGAGCGCCCCCACGACCTCAACAGGCTCGAATTGAGGATCTGTGACTTAATTGCCGATCCGATTGCGTTGCTGGCTGTCACAGCCTTGTTAGAAGCCCGACTTTTGCAGATGATTGATAATCCCAGCCTTGACCCGTTGCAAATGAGCCAATTGTCCTCAGAAGACTTGATTGCCCTCACCGATGCCAACGAAGATGCTGCTGCCCGTCACAGTTTAGATGCCGAACTGCGGCATTGGCAAGACGGTAGACCGATTTTGGCACGAGATTGGATTAAAGAAATTTATCAAGAAGTTTGGGACATGGCTAAACAAATGGGCTTTAGTTGCTTCCTCTCACCCCTACAAAAAATCCTTCGTGAAGGAAATGCTGCTGAGCAGTGGTTAAATTTACAAGAGCAAGGTCTAGATACTCACAGCGTGATTGTAGCTGCCATTCAAGGCTTGGCTGACCAAGAACAAGAACTAGAAGATAAATTGTGCCAGGGTTTAGTCGTCTGA
- a CDS encoding amylo-alpha-1,6-glucosidase, with product MDNLDTREWLLTNGLGSFASGTVCDARTRTYHGWLIAALDPPSQRTLLLSHLDASLEVAGQIFALSTNFWTNGKVDPLGYQLLRSFDIEPVPTWVWSESNWQLVRQLVMPYGRIKEEESGNRILIQYRYEGNTAATLRLRPVIGDRNFHHQQSAASELHFSQLVAQQQICLQAMRPDWTGTPWHLRWSAGNYKQEGVWYWHYYYPEEKQRGLADTEDLYSPGYLTVTLQPGDAIALEAKVGLPHPDQADLSPLDFQQAVQTQEQRLYQWPSCQVETLLESSNLPTPTDNRQSPIFQQLLRAGDQFIVYRASIAGPTVIAGYHWFNDWGRDTLIALPGLALATGRYAVAKGLLETFGRSCRNGLIPNAFPDAGAQPFYNSIDAALWWIETLGLYLEATQDWEFLAQQYPVVRQIYKGFMAGTDYNIRIDAADGLVTWDFPGVALTWMDAVIDGQPVTPRCGKPVEINALWYSALCWASRWAQQLLSEPGANSRWLSNQRDRYTRQAQQVKASLQKFWNPGRGYFYDRIAPDDVPDPKIRPNAVLALSLYHCGFPAAQGRSVLKVASRRLLTPYGLRSLERDDPEYVGTYAGNSHYRDRAYHQGTVWSWLIGPFIRAWSRFYDSEPVPFDCQPMLEHFQQQACLGSISEIFDGDPPYAAQGAIAQAWSVAELIRHYQDLGRQRKGE from the coding sequence ATGGATAATTTGGATACGCGAGAGTGGCTGCTTACCAACGGGTTAGGGAGTTTTGCCAGCGGTACGGTCTGTGATGCCCGGACTCGAACTTATCACGGTTGGTTGATTGCTGCCCTCGATCCGCCGAGTCAGAGGACTTTATTACTATCTCACCTGGATGCCAGTTTGGAAGTAGCAGGGCAGATTTTTGCACTTTCAACAAATTTCTGGACGAATGGCAAAGTTGACCCTTTGGGGTATCAGTTGCTGCGTTCTTTTGATATTGAGCCAGTTCCCACCTGGGTTTGGAGTGAAAGCAACTGGCAGCTAGTCAGGCAGCTGGTGATGCCCTACGGAAGGATAAAGGAGGAAGAATCTGGCAACCGGATTTTGATTCAGTATCGCTATGAAGGCAATACTGCGGCGACGCTGAGGCTGCGACCTGTAATAGGCGATCGCAACTTTCACCACCAGCAATCAGCCGCATCCGAATTACACTTTTCCCAATTGGTGGCGCAACAGCAAATCTGCTTGCAAGCCATGCGTCCAGATTGGACTGGCACACCCTGGCATCTGCGCTGGAGTGCGGGAAACTATAAACAGGAAGGGGTTTGGTACTGGCATTATTACTATCCAGAGGAGAAGCAGCGCGGTTTAGCCGACACGGAAGACCTCTATAGCCCCGGATACTTGACGGTGACGCTGCAACCGGGAGACGCGATCGCCCTAGAAGCAAAAGTCGGATTGCCCCACCCCGACCAAGCAGACCTCAGTCCGCTAGACTTTCAGCAAGCGGTGCAGACACAGGAACAACGATTGTATCAGTGGCCAAGTTGTCAAGTTGAAACGTTGTTAGAATCTTCCAACCTGCCAACCCCAACCGACAACAGACAATCTCCAATTTTTCAGCAACTTTTACGAGCCGGCGACCAGTTTATCGTTTACCGTGCATCTATTGCTGGCCCTACGGTGATTGCTGGCTACCACTGGTTTAATGACTGGGGACGCGACACGCTGATTGCTCTACCCGGATTAGCTTTAGCAACTGGGCGCTACGCTGTGGCGAAGGGACTGCTAGAAACTTTTGGGCGCTCTTGTCGCAATGGTTTGATTCCGAATGCGTTTCCGGATGCTGGGGCGCAGCCATTTTACAACAGCATTGATGCTGCGCTTTGGTGGATTGAAACGCTAGGACTTTACCTGGAAGCAACGCAGGATTGGGAATTCTTAGCGCAACAGTATCCCGTGGTGCGGCAGATTTACAAAGGTTTTATGGCTGGCACCGATTACAATATCCGCATTGATGCGGCGGATGGGCTAGTGACTTGGGATTTTCCGGGCGTGGCGCTTACGTGGATGGATGCGGTGATTGATGGTCAGCCGGTAACGCCTCGTTGTGGCAAACCTGTAGAAATAAATGCTCTGTGGTACTCTGCTTTGTGCTGGGCTAGCCGTTGGGCGCAACAGCTCTTAAGCGAACCGGGTGCTAATAGCAGGTGGCTGAGTAATCAGCGCGATCGCTATACCCGACAGGCGCAACAGGTGAAAGCATCGCTGCAAAAGTTCTGGAATCCAGGCCGGGGATACTTCTACGATAGGATTGCGCCGGATGATGTGCCTGACCCCAAGATTCGCCCAAATGCGGTTTTAGCTCTCTCCCTTTATCATTGCGGGTTTCCTGCCGCTCAAGGACGTTCGGTGTTAAAAGTAGCCTCGCGTAGGCTTTTAACACCCTATGGTCTTCGCAGCCTGGAAAGGGACGATCCGGAATATGTGGGTACTTATGCTGGCAATTCCCACTATCGCGATCGCGCTTATCATCAAGGCACAGTTTGGAGTTGGCTGATTGGCCCCTTTATCCGAGCTTGGAGCCGTTTCTACGATTCCGAACCCGTTCCCTTTGATTGCCAACCCATGCTGGAACACTTTCAGCAACAAGCTTGTTTGGGTTCTATTTCCGAAATTTTTGATGGCGATCCGCCTTATGCCGCTCAGGGTGCGATCGCCCAAGCTTGGTCAGTTGCGGAACTCATCCGCCACTATCAAGACTTAGGCAGACAAAGGAAAGGAGAATAA
- a CDS encoding mechanosensitive ion channel domain-containing protein yields the protein MMQWIVPLGLILLGLISGGIFEKFFLDNLKRFAAKTRLPGNDLFFYSLRGITKIWFIIAGFYGAVISLQLNGIISDKISDILQKFLTVLFLYSVTIVLARLAAGFVHLLTQRIQGISASLLSNLARIIVFVFGILTILQTLNISITPILATLGIGGLAVALAFQDTLSNLFSGLYLIISGQVRTGDYVKIETGQEGYIVDITWRNTVIKELPNNVVIVPNSKLASAIFTNYHLPAKEITLNVTVGVSYDSDLEHVEKVTIEVAKEVMQEIAPDITGFEPFLLYQNFGDHSINFTVFLRVNEFLDQRIAKHKFIKRLHRSYQQEEITIPFPSREVYMRHGE from the coding sequence ATGATGCAATGGATTGTCCCCCTAGGATTAATCTTACTCGGATTAATCTCTGGGGGAATTTTTGAGAAATTTTTCCTCGACAATCTGAAAAGATTTGCCGCTAAAACTCGATTGCCAGGAAACGATCTATTTTTTTATTCCCTGCGCGGCATAACTAAAATCTGGTTTATCATTGCCGGATTTTATGGTGCTGTTATTAGCCTTCAGCTAAATGGCATTATTTCCGACAAAATTTCCGATATCCTGCAAAAGTTTCTGACTGTCCTATTTCTTTATTCAGTGACGATAGTCTTAGCTAGACTTGCAGCTGGCTTTGTTCATTTATTAACTCAAAGAATCCAAGGAATTTCAGCATCATTACTTTCTAATTTAGCGAGAATTATCGTTTTTGTTTTTGGGATATTGACGATACTGCAAACTCTAAATATTTCTATTACCCCAATTCTGGCTACTTTAGGAATCGGTGGTTTAGCTGTAGCTTTGGCGTTTCAGGATACTCTGTCAAATTTGTTTTCGGGTTTATATCTGATTATTTCTGGACAAGTGAGGACTGGAGATTATGTAAAAATTGAAACCGGGCAAGAGGGTTATATAGTAGATATCACTTGGCGAAATACAGTTATTAAAGAACTGCCTAACAATGTAGTTATTGTGCCAAACAGCAAGCTGGCTTCGGCCATTTTTACTAACTATCATTTGCCAGCAAAAGAAATTACTTTGAACGTTACGGTAGGTGTCAGTTACGATAGCGACTTGGAACACGTTGAAAAAGTAACTATCGAGGTGGCTAAGGAGGTTATGCAAGAAATTGCCCCAGATATTACTGGATTTGAGCCGTTTTTACTTTATCAAAACTTTGGAGATCATAGTATAAACTTTACGGTGTTTCTCAGGGTAAATGAATTTTTGGATCAGCGAATTGCCAAACATAAATTTATTAAAAGATTACATCGCAGCTATCAGCAAGAAGAAATAACAATTCCATTTCCTAGTAGAGAAGTTTATATGAGGCACGGAGAATAA
- a CDS encoding peptidoglycan DD-metalloendopeptidase family protein, with protein MKRPFTHKIKSIPSSSCASDKDANALLSAGTQPDSDAGSLKPTSQEVNRRARTSAAMIGLAISMGASSLLLPQKGDEAMAADPVAVEPSSTNATVAAESAAVSTFGEAETSSVAPEPSSVEREAQAVAPAPKVEPEAQAIAPAPKVEPEAQAESKNAPRVIEHKVQQGQTIWQLSKNYQVEPAAIATSNEIKSSSVLPAGEVVKIPSVNGIVHEIKPGDTVEKLSESYGVPSSQVQQSAGVVNAGTLRVGESVTIPGNVNELLKARQDAAMNRLKEQQSRLKSSLSEWKSQELNSESAGQPEVTEQAQTINPQSAEVEVADTQVPNSVVAPLPSLSVPNRVINHIPASQTQAAIETPTLPLSRVNETQSEPVPNLAINQPLAVQPLPVQTAIAAPTPIAVVEADGTPAKLYQVRPGDTLDAIARTHGISRSELIRANQLDNPNVIRVNQPLKIPQAQSVTVIPGLTPVPGQSVETKDFASESATASLSVPTLPTSVPVVPTQIRAQGEAYQPVVKPVLVASNPLPSTTLIADNDVSQSSSEQIEQEDSDYSPQIEKLRGEIVKLRQQYRAQQNGGAGNSKAPVANIAVPTAPVTVKVAPPAANPVKPSQYNAPINPEYSPNRYNEAVQAEMQRRQQQRSQAPIQIKVPAPANPRTTRRQQPVVAAAPSGADTYNPTLQTPFGQQVSPELPPLPGPNPYLPENPQFTGYIWPSKGVLTSGYGRRWGRMHKGIDIAAPVGTPIFAAAPGVVVYARWNSGGYGNLVDIQHPDGSLTRYAHNNRLLVREGQQVDQGQQISEMGSTGHSTGPHLHFEVHSSGRGAVNPMAFLPKK; from the coding sequence TTGAAACGCCCATTCACGCACAAGATTAAATCGATTCCTTCCTCTTCCTGTGCATCTGACAAGGATGCGAACGCATTGCTGTCCGCAGGAACGCAACCGGACTCAGATGCAGGTTCTTTGAAGCCAACTTCTCAAGAGGTCAACCGCCGCGCTCGCACATCTGCCGCCATGATTGGATTGGCAATCTCGATGGGAGCCTCTAGCCTCTTGTTGCCGCAAAAAGGCGACGAAGCAATGGCAGCAGACCCGGTTGCCGTAGAGCCAAGTTCGACAAATGCTACCGTAGCCGCGGAAAGTGCTGCTGTTTCCACCTTTGGAGAAGCAGAAACTTCCTCAGTCGCACCAGAGCCTTCTTCAGTTGAGCGGGAAGCTCAAGCAGTTGCGCCAGCACCAAAGGTAGAACCGGAAGCTCAAGCAATTGCGCCAGCACCAAAGGTAGAGCCGGAAGCTCAAGCAGAATCGAAAAATGCCCCGCGCGTGATTGAACACAAAGTGCAGCAGGGGCAGACGATTTGGCAGTTGTCAAAAAACTACCAGGTAGAACCTGCTGCGATCGCCACTTCCAACGAGATAAAATCCAGCTCTGTCCTCCCAGCTGGAGAAGTGGTAAAAATTCCGTCAGTGAACGGCATCGTTCACGAAATAAAGCCAGGCGATACTGTAGAAAAGCTATCTGAGTCTTATGGGGTTCCTTCTTCCCAGGTGCAGCAATCAGCTGGGGTAGTCAATGCGGGAACGCTTCGGGTCGGTGAATCAGTTACGATTCCCGGCAATGTAAATGAGCTACTTAAAGCAAGACAAGATGCGGCAATGAACCGCTTGAAAGAGCAGCAAAGCCGCTTAAAGAGCAGTCTGTCCGAGTGGAAGTCTCAGGAGTTAAATAGTGAATCTGCTGGGCAGCCAGAAGTCACTGAACAAGCTCAAACAATTAATCCTCAATCCGCTGAAGTAGAAGTAGCGGATACCCAGGTGCCAAATTCGGTGGTAGCGCCGCTACCTTCCTTGAGTGTCCCGAATCGGGTGATTAACCACATCCCCGCCAGCCAAACACAAGCGGCGATAGAAACACCAACGTTACCACTGTCTAGGGTAAATGAAACCCAGAGTGAGCCAGTACCGAATTTAGCAATTAACCAACCCCTGGCAGTCCAACCCCTGCCAGTTCAGACTGCAATAGCAGCACCAACACCGATAGCTGTTGTTGAGGCAGATGGAACCCCAGCCAAGCTTTACCAGGTAAGGCCAGGAGATACGCTTGATGCGATCGCTCGCACTCACGGCATTTCTAGATCAGAACTGATCCGGGCAAATCAGTTAGACAACCCGAACGTGATTCGGGTCAATCAACCGCTGAAAATCCCGCAAGCCCAGAGTGTGACAGTGATTCCAGGTCTTACACCAGTACCTGGACAATCTGTAGAGACAAAAGACTTCGCCTCTGAGTCTGCTACAGCCAGTCTTTCTGTTCCCACTTTGCCTACCTCGGTGCCAGTCGTACCAACACAGATACGAGCGCAAGGTGAGGCTTACCAACCCGTCGTTAAACCAGTGCTAGTTGCTAGTAATCCCTTACCCAGCACCACACTGATTGCTGACAACGATGTGAGTCAGTCTTCTAGCGAACAAATCGAACAAGAGGACTCCGACTACAGCCCGCAGATTGAAAAACTCCGGGGGGAAATTGTCAAGCTACGCCAACAGTATCGCGCTCAGCAGAACGGTGGCGCAGGCAACTCAAAAGCTCCCGTAGCTAACATCGCGGTGCCGACTGCTCCTGTCACCGTAAAGGTTGCTCCTCCAGCCGCTAATCCGGTGAAGCCTTCTCAATACAACGCTCCGATCAATCCGGAGTATAGTCCCAATCGGTACAACGAAGCCGTACAAGCAGAAATGCAAAGACGGCAACAGCAGCGATCGCAGGCTCCAATCCAAATTAAGGTGCCTGCACCCGCCAATCCACGGACTACTAGAAGACAGCAGCCAGTGGTAGCAGCGGCACCATCAGGAGCAGACACCTATAATCCGACACTTCAAACCCCCTTCGGTCAGCAGGTTTCTCCCGAATTACCGCCCCTACCAGGGCCAAATCCCTACCTGCCAGAAAACCCACAATTCACTGGATACATCTGGCCTTCAAAGGGTGTCTTGACCTCCGGCTATGGTCGCCGCTGGGGACGGATGCACAAGGGGATTGACATCGCTGCTCCGGTTGGCACACCTATTTTTGCTGCCGCTCCTGGGGTCGTGGTTTATGCACGCTGGAACTCTGGTGGCTACGGAAACCTGGTTGACATTCAGCACCCTGATGGCAGCCTGACTCGCTATGCCCACAACAACCGCCTTCTGGTGCGAGAAGGGCAACAGGTTGATCAAGGTCAGCAAATTTCGGAAATGGGCAGCACCGGACACAGTACAGGCCCTCACCTCCACTTTGAGGTGCATTCCTCTGGACGGGGAGCTGTCAACCCGATGGCATTTCTACCTAAAAAGTAA
- a CDS encoding DUF2614 family zinc ribbon-containing protein produces the protein MNQNSTNTFQFKLSGVGSWLTLLLIIWLLGSIGLGWLVKSVMILIGLILITPAIAFLGFRWWLQRNLVGDECPVCNYEFRALNRTECRCPNCNEPLKIEQGHFNRLTPPGTIDVEAVEVLAKQLED, from the coding sequence GTGAACCAGAACAGCACCAATACCTTTCAGTTCAAGCTTTCTGGCGTCGGCTCTTGGCTTACCCTTCTGCTGATTATTTGGTTGCTGGGGTCGATTGGGCTGGGCTGGTTAGTTAAGTCGGTTATGATTCTGATTGGGTTAATCCTCATCACGCCTGCGATCGCCTTCCTCGGTTTTCGCTGGTGGTTGCAGCGCAACTTAGTTGGTGACGAGTGTCCCGTCTGTAACTATGAATTCCGCGCTTTGAATCGAACTGAGTGTCGATGCCCCAACTGCAACGAACCACTCAAGATAGAACAGGGACATTTTAACCGCTTGACACCTCCCGGAACTATTGATGTCGAAGCGGTTGAGGTATTAGCTAAACAGCTAGAAGACTGA